CGCAACCTTGAAAATACCACCAGGGAACCGCTTGCTGTGAACACACTTTATTTATTGAAGCACGCTGAAGTACCAGGTTCGCTTGTGGAAATTGGGTTTCTCTCCAATGACCAAGAGCGGGAGCAGCTTGTGCAGGCAGGCTATCAGCAAAAGATGGCCGCAAGTATTTATCAGGGTGTGCTGAGATATGTGACAGAAGAACCTGAAGAATGAGCTCTTTTAATTGAGGGCTCTTTATTTTTAGCATTTTGATGGTATTATTTGGTAAAATGGAAGTGAGGTGAATGCTATGAGAGCCATTCTAGTGGATGATGAATACTTAGCACTTCAGTATTTGGAGCGAATGATAGGTAAAGTCAGCAATATTGAGATCGTGGCTACATTTACATATTTGGATCTTAATAGGCACGCATCCATTATAGAGTCCGTTGATCTCGTTTTTTTAGACATAGAAATGCCAGGAATGAATGGGTTGGAGCTTGCTGAACGCATAACCGAAGTCAATCCTGGTATTGATGTTGTGTTTGTGACGGCTTTTAACGAATATGCTGTTCAGGCATTTGAACTGAATGCCCTTGATTACGTCATGAAACCCGTTCAACTCGAACGTTTAAAGAAGACGATTGAACGGATTGAAAATTCTAAGCCTGATGGTGTTTCATCCGATCATGATACGCTGCAAATCAGTGTGTTCGGGGAACTTGATTTCGCTCGTTCTGACCAGCACATAAGACTTCAGTGGCGAACGAAAAAAGCTGAGGAACTCTTTCTTTACCTCTTGCTCAGAACCGGGGAAACCATTCATAAATCCACATTGGTTGATGTGATCTGGACTGAATATGATCTAGATAAAGCTTATGCTCACCTATATACAGCCATTTATCATATCAGAAAAACCCTCTCCCCTTACAAAAATTATTTGACAGTCAAAAACAGACAAGAAGGCTATGTGCTCTACACAGACAATATTGCGCTTGATACTTGGCAATGGGAGAAACAAGTGCGAACCATGCCCCCAGTTGCAGTGGATACCATTGCCGATCATGAGGCTGTTATGGATATGTATACAGCCCCTTACCTCGCTCACTATGACTACATATGGACAGACAATGAACGGTTCCGACTCGAACACCTGTGGCTCCAACATGCGTATAAACTGGCTGACTTTTATCAGCATCATGATGATCTGGAAAAGGCACAGGAATGGTATATCCAGATTTGCAGCACATCACCAGAAGAAGAACATGCTGCACTTGCCCTCATGAAGCTCTATGCCCTGCACGGGTATAGAGGACTCGTGACACATCAATTCAACACATTAAAACACGCATTGAAAAAAGTGGATATTCCAATGGATCCTGATATCGTCGATTGGTATGAGCAATGGAAAAATACTTATGAATCTAATTGACCCTGATGAAGCTGAAAAGTTTTATCAGGTTTTTTTTGCAGGAATCCGTCAAGGAATTAGGACTATATGCCTAATAAAAAGATGCTACTCTATGAAATAGTGATTCATTGTTGAGAAACTGTACAGAAGCCCTTGGTATGTTATTTGCTAGCATACTATGAAAAAGGGGGACCAACACATGAACAAGAGATTAAGCATATTATTCATTTTCATGCTCTTGTTTCAATCTATTTCGGGCGGACTTGTCTTTGCAGAAGGAGCGAAGGGAAGTTCTGGAGACAGTATTTTCACCGATGTCCAGCTGACGGATAGTGAGAACAATCCAGTCAGCGACGAACAGTCGCCTGAAACTGTAAATGTACACATAGCCTGGACACTGGAAAACATAGCGATTGAGGATGTGAAAGATACATATACGCTTTCCCTTCCGGAGCAATTGCAGATTGAGGGAAAACAGCAGGGCGATGTTATCTATGAAGATAATACGCTCGGTTCATATGAACTTTCTGTCGAGGGGGTTCTAACTGTATTACTTAACGATATTCATGAAGAATACGAGCATGCTTCAGGGGAGATTGTAATTGATCATGTTCCTATGAGGCAGGCACAAGAATCCGAACAGGATCCAAACGAGAAGTCGGGTACTTCAGATGACAAAACTGAGGATGAAACAAGTGTATCCAAAAAAGAAGCTTCCGAAGATGAGGGACAATCAAATGACGATCAATCCGAAGCTGATAGCTCTTCCTCTGATAAGCGGGAGGAAAGCAACCAAATAAACATAGATAAAAACCAGGAAAAAGGGGAGAAAGAACAAAAGCCTACTGAGGAAAAAAAGTCTAAAAATGACTCAGAAGCTAAAAAAGACAAAGAGAGAACGATAGGTACTTTTGCAGAAATACAAGAAAATATATTTACGTTCAAAAGCTTGACGTATGACGGCGAGGAGATTGCAGATGGGTCCATTATCGACATTGGTGATGGAACAAAAGTGGAAATTGAGTTTAAGTGGGATACCGAGGGACTTGATGTTAAAAGCGGGGATACCGCTTCAATGCAGTTGCCAGATGTGTTTGAACAAGTCTCCACACCTGAAAAGAATATAGTTACAAGTGGTATCACTGTTGGTACTTATAGTATTCAAGATGGTGAATTGAAGTTTGTATTCAATGATAAAATTGAAGATGGTGATGTATCCAACGGAAAAGTCGGGTTAAATTTAGACTTCAATTTACAAAAGTTTGAAGAAGATATCGAACAGGTCATTGATTTTAATGATTCAGAGGAAACAACATTAAACGTTGTGGCAAAACCTAATAAAACTGCCAGTAGCATTACGAAAGAAGGACATCCGGATCAAAAACACAATGCAAGTGAGATTACATGGACCGTTGATGTCATCAATAATAGCGAAGAAACAGTTACTGACGCTACATTGAATGATTCTTTACCAGATGGCCTGGGTTTACCGGAAAATCTTGTTGTAAAATCATTATCAACTGATTTGGATGGTAACAAAGTAGTAGGAGATGAAGTAAATACCTATTCTGGTAATATCACAGATGGTATAAAATTTGATGAGTTGAAGCCGTTCAAGGGTTACCGTGTGGAATATACTACCCCTATTACTGATAAAGATAAAACAGAATTCACAAATGATGCTTCATTCTACAATGGCATTAAGGACCTACCTGCATCAGCTACTGTAGATGGACTAACAACAAGTAACCCAATTGAAAAATCTGGTAAATATAACGATGAAACAGGTCAAATTGATTGGACCATTGTTGCCAATGAGAATGGAACAGATATTAACAATGTTATTATTGAAGATGAGCTACCAGATGCGTTAACACTCGTCAAAGAGACATTGAAAGTTAATAAATATGTTGATGGTTCTCAATCTGAAGTAATAGAAATTGGCCCGGCTAACTTCCCAATCGAACTTGGAGAAACAGCTGCAAATGAACATTATGAAATCAAATTTAGTACAGACATTGATTACACAGCCGTTAACGAAGGTAATTACCAGAAAACAAATAGCTTTACAAACACCACGACATTAAAAGATGGAAAAGATGAACTTGGTGACGATGGTGCCACAGTGGACTTTGACAGGGAACCCCTTTTAGAAAAAGCGGGTAAATCCAATGTCGACTATGATAATAAAACATTGAGCTGGACAATCGATGTCAACAAGGCAAAGCATCCATTTGGTGATCTTACAATTACAGATACTATTCCAGATGGTTTGAGCCTCGCAGAAGATGATATTGAAATCACCGATGAAGACGGAAATGATTTTCCTGCAGAGAGTATAGACATCGATCAAAAAGAAGTTACTATCAATCTTAGTGATGTTGGAACAAAGCATCTGACAATAGAGTACACAACAGATATTGAAAAATTTGATGTAGATAATTTTAAGAACACCGTTTCAATAGGTGGAGATGGCATCGGTGAGGGTGATCATGATACAGGTCACGAAATTACTCCACCAGGAAATAGTTTCGATAAAAACTTTGAAGGTATCGATTATAATAAAAAGACCATGGATTGGTCTCTTAAAGTAGATCCAAAAAGAGAAGCGATAACTGACCTTGAAATTACGGATACTTTCCCAAATCAGGGAATGATTCTAGACGATGACTCTGTAGAGGTTAATCATTCCAATCAAGATAAATCTTTAGTGAAAGGAACAGATTATACTTTAGAGCCAATAGGTGAAGGCTATCAAAAAGGGTTCACCATCAAACTTATAGGTGACTTCTCATCGTTGGATAAAGGATATTTAACCGTCGATTATACAACTTCCTATGATCCTGAGTTTGAAGTCGGTGGTAATACTTTGGACCCACACGTGAATACAGAGGGAAATGAACAGGTTTATGTAAACAAAGCAAACTATCAAGGAACAACGGAAAATGGTAATGGATTTAATGAGGATAGAGAAGCCGATACTATAGTCAGAGAAGATTCTTGGAACAGCGGTAAAAAAGAAGGAAAGCTCGTTAATGTAGATAGTGATGGCAATTTAGAAGACGGCTGGCAAAGCGGTTCAGAAAGAAAAATAGCCTGGCAACTATATACAAACTACCAAAAACAAAACCTTGGTGATAACGTAGAAATTACAGACACACTGGACTATAAAGGTGAAATTGATGAGGACAGCATCAAAGTTTCAACGTACGATGTAGATTCCGGTGGTAAAACAACGATCAATGAAGATGATGTATTAGATTCATCCAAATATACTGTAAATGTAACTGGCGATGAATTTACATTGACGTTTGATGAAACAGTAGAAAAGCGTTACGTTGTGGAATTCTTAACAACCGTACCTGATATTTCTCAGGAAAGATATACCAACAAAGCAACCGTTAAAGTTGGAAGTGATGAATACCCGTATTCTGGAACAGTAGATTATAAAGAATATGACCATTTTCTGGATAAATCAGCAATTGGCCAAGAAGGTTCTGATGTCTACATTGGTGATGAAATCGATTGGGAAGTCAATGTAAACGACAGCTTGTCTGTAATCGAAAATCCAGAAATAATAGATACGATTAGTGCTGGACTGGAATATGTCGAAGGCACACTCGAAGTTTCAACTAAAGATGGGAAATCATTAAGTGAGGGAACAGATTACACTCTAACAAAAACAACAACAGAAGCAGGGGAAACCGTTCTTACCATTGAACTCAAGGAAACCTTAGATCAAGCATTAACTCTTAACTACACAACAGTCGTCACTGCCGAAGATGGAGATACAGTGAACAATAAAATTTCTTTAAACGGTGAAAACATTGAGACCGAAACGATCACTTCGGAAGAACTCACTGCCGAGCAGTTCAGTTGGGTAGAGGGAGAGTTTAATGAAAATCGCGGAGCTTTGCAGATTACTAAAGTTGACTCTGAAACAGGAGATCCCATTGCCAACAACCCTGCCACGTTTGAGTTATATTATAATTTAAACGGTGAGCGTGTACAATTTGGTGATCAGTATCAAACTGATGAGAACGGACAACTTCTAATTGGTAATTTGCCGCTTAGAACCTATTATGTAAAAGAAGTAGAGGCACCGACCGGCTACATCATCGATGGAACTGAACAAGAAATTGATGTAACCGACCCATATGGTTCTGAAGAAAACGTTTATGAGATGGAGTTTACAAACACTGTAGAGAAAACAGACATTTCCGTTACAAAAGAATGGGAAGATGCCCATGATCAGGATGGTGCCCGCCCAGATTCTGTAGATGTTCAGTTGTTGGCGGATAATGAACCGATAGGAGTTAGTGAGGAACTCTCGGAAAAGAACGATTGGACCCATGAGTGGAAAAATTTAGATGAATATCAGTCTAATGGAGATAAAATTAACTACACTGTCGAAGAAGTCGACGTACCTGAAGGATATAAGTCTCAAATTGATAAGGCTGACGATAGTAACATAACCATTACAAACACTTATGAACCGAAAACGATAGATGTTTTAGTTTCCAAAAAATGGGACGATGCAGAGGATCAGGATGGCTTTCGTCCGAACAACGTCACAGTTAACCTGCTGAATGGCAGTGAAGTTGTGAGAGAAGTAAAATTAAATAAAGATAACGGATGGCAGCATACATTCGCGGATTTGCCGAAGTTTGCTGATGGGGTGGAAATTGATTACAGTGTAACAGAGGATTCTGTTGGGCATTATTCAACAGACATTGTAACGACCAATACAGAGGAAGGTTTAAGCAGTGTCATAACAAATTCCTATACTCCTGAAAAAACAACTGCAACTGTCACGAAAGTCTGGAAGGACGGAGAGAATCAAGATGGCAATCGTCCAAAAACAGTTACAGTGCAATTGCTGGCAGATGGGAACCCGCATGGTGATCCGGTAGAAGTTTCCGCCACAGATAGCTGGACATACACGTGGAAAGGGCTTGACCTGAAATCGGATGGAGAACCAATCGAGTACACAGTTGAAGAAAAGGGAGTTTCCGAAGAGTATGAAGTGAGTCTTGATAATAAAGACCATGGAAACTTAGTCATTACCAACGCTTATGAACCAGAAACAACAGAAATATCAGTAGCAAAATCTTGGGATGACAACAGTAATCAAGACGGCGTTCGTCCAGATAATGTAACAGTTAATTTACTGGCTGACGGCGAAGTTGAAAGAACAACTGTGTTAAATGCAGAGAAGGGGTGGAAGCATACGTTTACAGATCTGCCTGTAAATGAGAACGGTGATAAAATTAAGTACACAGTTACTGAGAACAATGTTCCAGAATACAGTTCATCAATTGAAGTAGACCCAGAATCAGAGAATGGCTATGTTGTGACAAACACACATACACCTGCTGAAACAAGTGCTACAGTTACAAAAGACTGGAATGATGAGAGGAACCAGGATGGCAAGCGTCCAGAAAGCATCGAGGTTCAATTAACAGCGGATGGTGAGCCAGTTGGAGAAACGGTTACCTTGTCTAAAAAAGATAAGTGGTCGCATACTTGGAACGGACTGGACCTGTATGCTGATGGGAAAGAGATTGATTATTCAGTGAAAGAACTGGATGTTCCAGAAAAGTACACTGTCACCGTTAATGATAAGAATCATGGAAACATAATCATTACCAATAGCTATATACCTGAAAGGACAGAAGTTCCTGTTATAAAAATATGGGATGATGCTGATGACCAAGACGGAGAACGTCCTGCACACATCAAACTTAATTTACTGAATGATCGTGGAGAAATTGTCAAATCCGCAGTCGTTCAAGAACAAGAAGGCAATGAATGGGAATACACTTTCACGGATATACCGAAGTACGAGAAGGGTAAGGAAATCAACTACCGGGTAACAGAAGACTTTGTTTCAGATTACTCTACAACCATTGAAGAGAACCCGGAAGCGGAAAATGGATTTGTAGTTAAAAACGCTTATACCCCTGAAAAAACAAGTGTTACAGTTACAAAAGGCTGGAATGATGAAGAGAACCAGGATGGAAAGCGTCCGGAAAGTATTGATGTTCAATTAACAGCTGATGGTGAACCAGTTGGAGAAGCGGTTACCTTATCAAAAGCAGAAAATTGGACGCATACCTGGAGCGAACTGGACCAATATGCTGATGGCGAAGAAATTGACTACTCAGTGGAAGAACTGGATGTTCCAGAGGCGTATACTGTAACAATTAATGATAAGAATCATGGAAACATCATGATTACCAACAGTTATACACCTGAAAAGACAGAAGTTCCTGTAACAAAAACGTGGAAGGATGATGATAACCAGGACGGTACTCGTTCAAAGGCTATCACTGTAAATCTCTTGGCAAACAGTAAAATTGTCGACACAGTTGTTGTAACTAAAACAGATAACTGGAAGTATACCTTTACCAACTTATCGAAATACGAAGCTGGTGAGGAAATAGAATACACAATAACAGAGAATGCTGTAGAAGGTTACGATACCACTATTGGTGGTTACAACATCGTAAACCTCCGCGTCGGCGAAACTGAAGTGATGGGTGAAAAAACGTGGTTGGATGATACCTCTGAAGTTCGCCCTGATACTATTACCGTCAATTTGCTGCAGAACGGTGAAAAAATCAGTACTAAAGAAGTGACAGCAGAAGATGACTGGGCATACAGCTTTACCGACCTCGAAAAGTTTGACGAGCAAGGTGTGGAATACGAGTACACAGTTGAAGAAAAACCAGTTGATGGTTACAAAACAACCATCAACGGCTTCGATATCACAAACACTCGGGTAGGCTTAACGGATCTTGAAGTGTCTAAGACTTGGAAAGGTGATACTTCAGAAGATCGGCCAGATGCCATTACTGTTGACTTGTTGCAAAAT
This sequence is a window from Lentibacillus sp. JNUCC-1. Protein-coding genes within it:
- a CDS encoding response regulator, whose translation is MRAILVDDEYLALQYLERMIGKVSNIEIVATFTYLDLNRHASIIESVDLVFLDIEMPGMNGLELAERITEVNPGIDVVFVTAFNEYAVQAFELNALDYVMKPVQLERLKKTIERIENSKPDGVSSDHDTLQISVFGELDFARSDQHIRLQWRTKKAEELFLYLLLRTGETIHKSTLVDVIWTEYDLDKAYAHLYTAIYHIRKTLSPYKNYLTVKNRQEGYVLYTDNIALDTWQWEKQVRTMPPVAVDTIADHEAVMDMYTAPYLAHYDYIWTDNERFRLEHLWLQHAYKLADFYQHHDDLEKAQEWYIQICSTSPEEEHAALALMKLYALHGYRGLVTHQFNTLKHALKKVDIPMDPDIVDWYEQWKNTYESN
- a CDS encoding Cna B-type domain-containing protein, whose amino-acid sequence is MNKRLSILFIFMLLFQSISGGLVFAEGAKGSSGDSIFTDVQLTDSENNPVSDEQSPETVNVHIAWTLENIAIEDVKDTYTLSLPEQLQIEGKQQGDVIYEDNTLGSYELSVEGVLTVLLNDIHEEYEHASGEIVIDHVPMRQAQESEQDPNEKSGTSDDKTEDETSVSKKEASEDEGQSNDDQSEADSSSSDKREESNQINIDKNQEKGEKEQKPTEEKKSKNDSEAKKDKERTIGTFAEIQENIFTFKSLTYDGEEIADGSIIDIGDGTKVEIEFKWDTEGLDVKSGDTASMQLPDVFEQVSTPEKNIVTSGITVGTYSIQDGELKFVFNDKIEDGDVSNGKVGLNLDFNLQKFEEDIEQVIDFNDSEETTLNVVAKPNKTASSITKEGHPDQKHNASEITWTVDVINNSEETVTDATLNDSLPDGLGLPENLVVKSLSTDLDGNKVVGDEVNTYSGNITDGIKFDELKPFKGYRVEYTTPITDKDKTEFTNDASFYNGIKDLPASATVDGLTTSNPIEKSGKYNDETGQIDWTIVANENGTDINNVIIEDELPDALTLVKETLKVNKYVDGSQSEVIEIGPANFPIELGETAANEHYEIKFSTDIDYTAVNEGNYQKTNSFTNTTTLKDGKDELGDDGATVDFDREPLLEKAGKSNVDYDNKTLSWTIDVNKAKHPFGDLTITDTIPDGLSLAEDDIEITDEDGNDFPAESIDIDQKEVTINLSDVGTKHLTIEYTTDIEKFDVDNFKNTVSIGGDGIGEGDHDTGHEITPPGNSFDKNFEGIDYNKKTMDWSLKVDPKREAITDLEITDTFPNQGMILDDDSVEVNHSNQDKSLVKGTDYTLEPIGEGYQKGFTIKLIGDFSSLDKGYLTVDYTTSYDPEFEVGGNTLDPHVNTEGNEQVYVNKANYQGTTENGNGFNEDREADTIVREDSWNSGKKEGKLVNVDSDGNLEDGWQSGSERKIAWQLYTNYQKQNLGDNVEITDTLDYKGEIDEDSIKVSTYDVDSGGKTTINEDDVLDSSKYTVNVTGDEFTLTFDETVEKRYVVEFLTTVPDISQERYTNKATVKVGSDEYPYSGTVDYKEYDHFLDKSAIGQEGSDVYIGDEIDWEVNVNDSLSVIENPEIIDTISAGLEYVEGTLEVSTKDGKSLSEGTDYTLTKTTTEAGETVLTIELKETLDQALTLNYTTVVTAEDGDTVNNKISLNGENIETETITSEELTAEQFSWVEGEFNENRGALQITKVDSETGDPIANNPATFELYYNLNGERVQFGDQYQTDENGQLLIGNLPLRTYYVKEVEAPTGYIIDGTEQEIDVTDPYGSEENVYEMEFTNTVEKTDISVTKEWEDAHDQDGARPDSVDVQLLADNEPIGVSEELSEKNDWTHEWKNLDEYQSNGDKINYTVEEVDVPEGYKSQIDKADDSNITITNTYEPKTIDVLVSKKWDDAEDQDGFRPNNVTVNLLNGSEVVREVKLNKDNGWQHTFADLPKFADGVEIDYSVTEDSVGHYSTDIVTTNTEEGLSSVITNSYTPEKTTATVTKVWKDGENQDGNRPKTVTVQLLADGNPHGDPVEVSATDSWTYTWKGLDLKSDGEPIEYTVEEKGVSEEYEVSLDNKDHGNLVITNAYEPETTEISVAKSWDDNSNQDGVRPDNVTVNLLADGEVERTTVLNAEKGWKHTFTDLPVNENGDKIKYTVTENNVPEYSSSIEVDPESENGYVVTNTHTPAETSATVTKDWNDERNQDGKRPESIEVQLTADGEPVGETVTLSKKDKWSHTWNGLDLYADGKEIDYSVKELDVPEKYTVTVNDKNHGNIIITNSYIPERTEVPVIKIWDDADDQDGERPAHIKLNLLNDRGEIVKSAVVQEQEGNEWEYTFTDIPKYEKGKEINYRVTEDFVSDYSTTIEENPEAENGFVVKNAYTPEKTSVTVTKGWNDEENQDGKRPESIDVQLTADGEPVGEAVTLSKAENWTHTWSELDQYADGEEIDYSVEELDVPEAYTVTINDKNHGNIMITNSYTPEKTEVPVTKTWKDDDNQDGTRSKAITVNLLANSKIVDTVVVTKTDNWKYTFTNLSKYEAGEEIEYTITENAVEGYDTTIGGYNIVNLRVGETEVMGEKTWLDDTSEVRPDTITVNLLQNGEKISTKEVTAEDDWAYSFTDLEKFDEQGVEYEYTVEEKPVDGYKTTINGFDITNTRVGLTDLEVSKTWKGDTSEDRPDAITVDLLQNGEVIKTVDITSDMDWTHTFTELDQYDDQGGAYVYSVQEHEVKGYTSMTEEVDGGFEITNTLDVTPPEPEDPKDPQDPEDPNDPGDPGSPTDPSDPNDPNQPDNTLPKTATNMFNLLIIGLLLAASGITLMAYRKRREA